GCAGCGCCGGGGACTTCGTGACCGGCAACAACGATGCCGACGGCGTGAGCCTGCTGTACTGGATCGCCCGGCGGCAGCCCGAGCGGCTGGCCGACATGCGGCAGCGGCTGGTCAACTGGGGCGGCAACGCCACGGGCGTGGGCGTGGCCAATATCGACAACCTCGGCAATGTGCATCCGGACACGATGTGGTGGCACGTGTCGCTGGGCAACGTCCGGGAGCGGCCGTTCGCCGAGATCTGGGCCGACCGCAGCCACCCGCTGATGCGCGGGCTGAAGGCACGCCCCCGGCCGCTGGAGGGCCGCTGCGCCATGTGCGCCCATCGCGACATCTGCAATGGCAACACCCGCGTGCGCGCGCACGCGGTGAGCGGCAATCCGTGGGCTGAGGACCCGGGCTGCTACCTGTCCGATACCGAAATCGCCGAGCCGATCGGCCGGGAGGCCATCGCATGAGACGGCGGCTGGCGGGGATGGTGGTGGCGGCGTGGGTCGGCATTGTGGCGTCGATGCCGGCGTGGGCGGGCGGGCCGGCCGGGTCCGTTTCCGATGTGGCGACGGACTACGTCCAGCACTGCGCGGTGTGCCACGGCGCCGACCGACTAGGCGGCATGGGGCCGGCGCTGCTGCCAGAGAGCCTGGAGCGGCTCAAGCCCGACGCGATGCGCGACCTGCTGCGAAACGGCCGCGCCGCGACGCAGATGCCCGGCTTTGCCGGCCAGTTGCCCGAGGCCACGCTGGACCGGCTGGCCGCGTGGCTGCGCACGGCGCCGGCGGTGGCGCCGCATTGGGAGGCGGCCGACATCCGCGCGTCGCGCGTGGTGCACCACGCGCCGGGCAGCCTGCCGGACCGGCCTGTGTTCCAGGCCGATCCGTCCAACCTGTTCCTGGTCGTGGAATCGGGCAGCCATCACCTGAGCGTGCTCGACGGCGACGCGCAGGCGCCGATCCACCGCTTCCAGACCCGCTTCGCGCTGCACGGCGGGCCCAAGTTCAGCCGCGACGGCCGTTACGTCTTTGTAGCGAGCCGGGACGGGTGGGTCAGCAAGTACGACCTCTGGAACCTGGCGCTGGTGGCCGAGGTGCGGGTAGGGCTGAACACGCGCAACGTGGCCGTGAGCGACGACGGCCGCTGGGTGATGGCCGGCAACACGCTGCCGCGCACGCTGGTGCTGCTGCGCGCGGACGACCTGTCGCTGGCGCGCGTCTATCCGGTGGCCGGGGCGGACGGCCGGGCGTCGCGTGTGTCGGCGGTCTACGACGCGGCGCCGCGCCAGTCGTTCATCGCCGCGCTGCGCGACATCCCGGCGGTCTGGGAGATTCCGTACGCGACGCTGGAGCCGCGCGTGATCGCGCTGGACGACGTGCTCGACGACTTCTTCTTCGACCAGCCGTACCGCCATATCCTGGGCGCGTCGCGGGCCGGGGCGGGGCAGGTGATCGACCTGGAC
This sequence is a window from Cupriavidus pauculus. Protein-coding genes within it:
- a CDS encoding nitrite reductase; the protein is MPAWAGGPAGSVSDVATDYVQHCAVCHGADRLGGMGPALLPESLERLKPDAMRDLLRNGRAATQMPGFAGQLPEATLDRLAAWLRTAPAVAPHWEAADIRASRVVHHAPGSLPDRPVFQADPSNLFLVVESGSHHLSVLDGDAQAPIHRFQTRFALHGGPKFSRDGRYVFVASRDGWVSKYDLWNLALVAEVRVGLNTRNVAVSDDGRWVMAGNTLPRTLVLLRADDLSLARVYPVAGADGRASRVSAVYDAAPRQSFIAALRDIPAVWEIPYATLEPRVIALDDVLDDFFFDQPYRHILGASRAGAGQVIDLDAGRKVADLALTGMPHLGSGITWRRGGREVMASPNLRQGALSVIDMQTWQTVATIPTNGPGFFLRSHEATPYAWTDAMMSPRRDTLQVIDKQTLAVVGSVTPSPGRTAAHVEFTRDGRYALVSLMEPDGAIVVYDAATLREVKRLPMDRPVGKYNVFNKTTRSSGTSH